One window of Quercus robur chromosome 5, dhQueRobu3.1, whole genome shotgun sequence genomic DNA carries:
- the LOC126727771 gene encoding uncharacterized mitochondrial protein AtMg00310-like produces MYFSQNTDEEAKAEVFDSLNSMQDSQPKKYLGLPSLIGRSKKQVFNEIKERVGKKLSGWKEKLLSIGGREVLIKVVAQAVPTYTMGCFLLPKGLCEDLERMMRNFWWGQRHHESKIAWVSWSKMCKSKFEEGMGFRDLQAFNLAMLAKQGWGMMSHPSSLMARLYKARYFPNNDVLSANLGSNPSFAWRSIHQSLEVLKQGTNGG; encoded by the coding sequence ATGTATTTTAGCCAGAACACAGATGAAGAAGCAAAAGCTGAAGTCTTCGATTCTCTTAACTCTATGCAGGATTCCCAACCAAAGAAATATTTGGGCCTCCCATCATTAATTGGAAGGTCAAAGAAGCAAGTTTTCAATGAAATAAAGGAAAGGGTTGGAAAGAAGTTATCagggtggaaggaaaaactCTTGTCGATAGGTGGTAGGGAAGTCCTGATTAAGGTTGTTGCCCAAGCTGTGCCTACTTATACAATGGGGTGTTTCTTACTCCCAAAAGGCCTTTGTGAGGATCTTGAGAGAATGATGaggaatttttggtggggacaaaggcATCACGAATCAAAGATTGCTTGGGTGAGTTGGTCAAAAATGTGcaaatcaaaatttgaagaagGAATGGGTTTTCGAGACCTTCAAGCATTTAATTTGGCCATGCTAGCAAAGCAGGGATGGGGGATGATGTCTCACCCTTCATCATTGATGGCTCGACTATACAAGGCAAGATACTTCCCAAACAATGATGTTTTAAGTGCTAACTTGGGGAGTAACCCATCATTTGCTTGGAGAAGCATCCACCAAAGTCTGGAAGTTCTAAAACAAGGCACAAATGGAGGGTAG